A DNA window from Enterobacter cloacae subsp. cloacae ATCC 13047 contains the following coding sequences:
- the nusA gene encoding transcription termination factor NusA, giving the protein MNKEILAVVEAVSNEKSLPREKIFEALESALATATKKKYEQEIDVRVEIDRKSGDFDTFRRWVIVEEVTQPTKEITLEAARFEDESLNVGDYVEDQIESVTFDRITTQTAKQVIVQKVREAERALVVDQFRDQEGEIITGVVKKVNRDNISLEIKSEGMPGNAEAVILREDMLPRENFRPGDRIRGVLYAVRPEARGAQLFVTRSKPEMLVELFRIEVPEIGEEVIEIKAAARDPGSRAKIAVKTNDKRIDPVGACVGMRGARVQAVSTELGGERIDIVLWDDNPAQFVINAMAPADVASIVVDEDKHTMDIAVEAGNLAQAIGRNGQNVRLASQLSGWELNVMTVDDLQAKHQAEAHAAIDTFTKYLDIDEEFATVLVEEGFSTLEELAYVPMKELLEIDGLDEPTVEALRERAKNALTTLALAQEESLGDKKPADDLLNLEGLDRAIAFKLAARGVCTLEDLAEQGVDDLADIEGLTDEKAGELIMAARNICWFGDEA; this is encoded by the coding sequence ATGAACAAAGAAATTTTGGCTGTTGTTGAAGCCGTCTCCAACGAGAAATCACTGCCGCGTGAAAAGATTTTCGAAGCGCTGGAAAGTGCACTGGCTACAGCAACCAAGAAAAAATACGAACAAGAGATCGATGTTCGCGTAGAAATCGATCGTAAAAGCGGTGACTTCGATACATTCCGTCGTTGGGTAATCGTTGAAGAAGTGACCCAGCCAACTAAAGAGATCACCCTGGAAGCAGCGCGTTTTGAAGACGAAAGCCTGAACGTTGGTGACTATGTTGAAGATCAGATTGAATCTGTGACCTTCGACCGTATCACCACCCAGACCGCAAAACAGGTTATCGTGCAGAAAGTTCGCGAAGCCGAGCGTGCGCTGGTTGTCGATCAGTTCCGCGATCAGGAAGGCGAAATCATCACTGGCGTGGTGAAGAAAGTGAACCGCGACAACATCTCTCTGGAGATCAAATCCGAAGGGATGCCGGGCAACGCTGAAGCTGTGATTCTCCGTGAAGACATGCTGCCGCGTGAAAACTTCCGCCCTGGCGACCGTATCCGTGGTGTGCTGTATGCCGTTCGCCCTGAAGCGCGTGGTGCACAGCTGTTCGTGACCCGTTCTAAACCAGAAATGCTGGTTGAACTGTTCCGTATCGAAGTGCCGGAAATCGGCGAAGAAGTTATCGAAATTAAAGCGGCGGCTCGCGATCCGGGCTCCCGTGCGAAAATTGCGGTGAAAACAAACGACAAGCGTATCGACCCGGTCGGTGCTTGCGTCGGTATGCGTGGTGCGCGTGTTCAGGCGGTCTCTACCGAGCTGGGCGGCGAACGTATCGATATCGTTCTGTGGGATGACAACCCGGCGCAGTTCGTGATCAACGCAATGGCTCCGGCGGATGTGGCGTCTATCGTTGTTGACGAAGACAAACACACCATGGATATCGCTGTTGAAGCGGGTAACCTGGCGCAGGCAATCGGCCGTAACGGTCAGAACGTACGCTTGGCGTCACAGCTGAGCGGCTGGGAACTCAACGTGATGACCGTTGATGACCTGCAGGCCAAGCATCAGGCTGAAGCCCATGCGGCGATCGATACCTTCACGAAATACCTGGACATTGACGAAGAGTTCGCCACGGTTCTGGTAGAAGAAGGTTTCTCTACGCTGGAAGAACTGGCCTATGTGCCAATGAAAGAGCTGCTGGAAATTGACGGTCTGGATGAACCAACCGTTGAAGCCCTGCGTGAACGCGCTAAAAACGCACTGACCACCCTGGCACTGGCTCAGGAAGAAAGCCTTGGCGATAAAAAGCCGGCTGATGACCTGCTGAATCTGGAAGGTCTTGATCGTGCGATTGCGTTCAAGCTGGCTGCCCGTGGTGTTTGTACGCTGGAAGATCTCGCTGAGCAAGGCGTTGATGACCTGGCTGATATCGAAGGTTTAACCGACGAGAAAGCCGGCGAACTCATCATGGCCGCACGTAATATTTGCTGGTTCGGCGACGAAGCGTAA
- the rimP gene encoding ribosome maturation factor RimP, translating into MSTLEQKLTEMITAPVEALGYELVGIEFVRGRTSTLRIYIDSEDGINVDDCADVSHQVSAVLDVEDPITVAYNLEVSSPGLDRPMFTAEHYVRFTGEEVALVLRMAVQNRRKWQGIIKAVDGEMITVTVEGKDEVFALSNIQKANLVPHF; encoded by the coding sequence TTGTCCACATTAGAGCAAAAATTAACAGAGATGATTACTGCACCGGTCGAAGCACTGGGCTACGAACTGGTCGGCATCGAATTCGTTCGCGGCCGCACATCGACGCTGCGCATCTATATTGATAGTGAAGATGGCATCAATGTTGATGATTGTGCTGATGTTAGCCACCAGGTGAGTGCGGTTCTTGATGTTGAAGACCCAATTACCGTTGCGTACAACCTGGAAGTTTCCTCACCTGGCCTCGATCGCCCGATGTTCACGGCCGAGCACTATGTGCGCTTTACCGGTGAAGAAGTGGCTCTCGTTCTGCGTATGGCCGTACAGAACCGCCGTAAATGGCAGGGAATTATCAAAGCCGTTGATGGTGAAATGATCACGGTAACAGTCGAAGGCAAAGATGAAGTGTTCGCGCTGAGTAATATCCAGAAGGCGAACCTGGTTCCCCACTTTTAA
- the argG gene encoding argininosuccinate synthase: MTTILKHLPVGQRIGIAFSGGLDTSAALLWMRQKGAVPYAYTANLGQPDEDDYDAIPRRAKEYGAENARLIDCRKQLVAEGIAAIQCGAFHNTTGGLTYFNTTPLGRAVTGTMLVAAMKEDGVNIWGDGSTYKGNDIERFYRYGLLTNAELQIYKPWLDTDFIDELGGRHEMSEFMIACGFDYKMSVEKAYSTDSNMLGATHEAKDLEFLNSSVKIVNPIMGVKFWDESVTIPAEEVTVRFERGHPVALNGKTFSDDVELMLEANRIGGRHGLGMSDQIENRIIEAKSRGIYEAPGMALLHIAYERLLTGIHNEDTIEQYHSHGRQLGKLLYQGRWFDPQALMLRDALQRWVASAITGEVTLELRRGNDYSILNTVSDNLTYKAERLTMEKGESVFSPDDRIGQLTMRNLDITDTREKLFNYVENGLLSASSGNGLPQVENLEHSDKK, encoded by the coding sequence ATGACGACGATTCTCAAGCATCTTCCGGTAGGACAACGTATTGGCATCGCTTTTTCAGGCGGCCTGGATACCAGCGCTGCACTGCTGTGGATGCGCCAAAAGGGAGCGGTTCCGTATGCATATACTGCGAACCTGGGTCAGCCGGATGAGGACGACTATGATGCCATTCCTCGTCGTGCTAAAGAGTATGGCGCAGAGAACGCACGTCTGATTGATTGTCGTAAGCAGCTGGTCGCCGAAGGTATTGCCGCTATCCAGTGTGGCGCGTTCCATAATACCACTGGCGGTCTGACCTATTTCAACACCACCCCACTGGGCCGTGCCGTGACCGGCACCATGCTGGTTGCCGCCATGAAAGAAGATGGCGTGAACATCTGGGGTGACGGCAGTACCTATAAAGGCAACGACATTGAACGTTTCTATCGTTATGGCCTGCTGACCAACGCCGAGCTGCAGATTTACAAACCGTGGCTGGACACCGATTTTATCGATGAGCTGGGCGGCCGTCATGAAATGTCTGAATTTATGATCGCCTGCGGCTTCGACTATAAAATGTCCGTCGAAAAAGCCTACTCCACTGACTCCAACATGCTGGGCGCAACGCACGAAGCAAAAGATCTGGAGTTCCTGAACTCCAGCGTGAAAATCGTTAACCCAATCATGGGCGTGAAATTCTGGGATGAAAGCGTCACAATCCCGGCAGAAGAAGTAACCGTGCGTTTCGAGCGTGGCCACCCGGTAGCCCTGAACGGCAAGACCTTCTCTGATGATGTGGAACTGATGCTGGAAGCGAACCGCATCGGCGGTCGTCACGGCCTGGGTATGAGCGATCAGATCGAAAACCGTATCATCGAAGCGAAAAGCCGTGGCATCTATGAAGCCCCGGGGATGGCGCTGCTGCACATTGCCTATGAGCGTCTGCTGACCGGCATTCACAACGAAGATACCATCGAGCAGTATCACTCCCATGGCCGTCAGTTGGGTAAACTGCTGTATCAGGGCCGCTGGTTCGATCCACAGGCACTGATGCTGCGTGATGCCCTGCAGCGTTGGGTGGCAAGCGCTATCACTGGCGAAGTCACTCTTGAACTGCGTCGCGGGAATGATTACTCCATTCTGAACACTGTGTCTGACAACCTGACCTACAAAGCAGAACGTCTGACCATGGAAAAAGGTGAATCCGTATTCTCGCCTGATGACCGTATCGGTCAGTTGACCATGCGTAATCTGGATATCACCGATACACGTGAGAAGCTGTTCAACTACGTTGAGAATGGCCTGCTGTCAGCCAGTTCCGGCAACGGCCTGCCGCAGGTTGAAAACTTGGAGCACAGCGATAAGAAGTAA
- the secG gene encoding preprotein translocase subunit SecG, producing the protein MYEALLVIFLIVAIALVALIMLQQGKGADMGASFGAGASGTLFGSSGSANFMTRTTAILATLFFIISLVLGNINSNKTSKGSEWENLSAPAKTEQTQPAAPAKPTSDIPQ; encoded by the coding sequence ATGTACGAAGCTCTTTTAGTTATTTTCCTTATTGTAGCCATCGCTCTCGTAGCGCTGATTATGCTGCAGCAAGGTAAAGGCGCTGATATGGGAGCCTCCTTCGGAGCAGGCGCTTCCGGTACGCTGTTCGGTTCAAGTGGTTCTGCGAACTTCATGACCCGTACTACAGCGATTCTGGCTACGCTGTTCTTCATCATCAGCCTGGTGCTTGGCAATATCAACAGCAACAAGACCAGCAAAGGAAGCGAGTGGGAAAACCTGAGCGCGCCAGCGAAAACTGAGCAGACTCAGCCAGCTGCACCGGCTAAGCCAACCAGCGATATCCCGCAGTAA
- the glmM gene encoding phosphoglucosamine mutase: MSNRKYFGTDGIRGRVGDAPITPDFVLKLGWAAGKVLARHGSRKIIIGKDTRISGYMLESALEAGLAAAGLSASFTGPMPTPAVAYLTRTFRAEAGIVISASHNPFYDNGIKFFSIDGTKLPDDVEEAIEAEMEKEITCVDSAELGKANRIVDAAGRYIEFCKGTFPNELSLAHLKIVVDCANGATYHIAPNVFRELGAKVITIGCEPDGLNINEQVGATDVRALQARVLAEKADLGIALDGDGDRVIMVDHEGNKVDGDQILYIIAREGLRQGQLRGGAVGTLMSNMGLELALKQLGIPFVRAKVGDRYVLEKLQEKGWRIGAENSGHVILLDKTTTGDGIVAALQVVAAMARNHMSLHDLCSGMKMFPQILVNVRFTAGKGDPLENDNVKAVMADVEAALGNRGRVLLRKSGTEPLIRVMVEGEDEAQVTEFAHRIADAVKAA, encoded by the coding sequence ATGAGTAATCGTAAATATTTTGGTACCGATGGTATCCGTGGGCGCGTAGGCGATGCTCCAATCACCCCTGATTTTGTGCTTAAGCTTGGCTGGGCTGCTGGCAAGGTTCTGGCACGTCATGGCTCGCGTAAGATCATCATTGGTAAAGATACCCGTATTTCCGGCTATATGCTGGAGTCTGCGCTGGAAGCCGGTCTCGCCGCTGCCGGGCTTTCAGCATCCTTTACTGGCCCAATGCCAACACCTGCTGTCGCCTATCTGACGCGTACCTTCCGCGCGGAAGCCGGCATCGTGATTTCAGCCTCACATAACCCGTTCTATGATAACGGTATCAAGTTCTTCTCCATCGATGGCACCAAGCTGCCGGATGATGTGGAAGAGGCGATCGAAGCCGAAATGGAAAAAGAGATCACCTGTGTTGATTCCGCTGAGCTGGGCAAAGCAAACCGTATTGTTGATGCGGCTGGCCGTTACATTGAATTCTGCAAAGGGACCTTCCCGAACGAGCTAAGCCTGGCTCACCTCAAAATTGTGGTGGACTGTGCAAACGGCGCGACGTATCACATTGCGCCGAATGTTTTCCGCGAGCTGGGGGCGAAGGTGATCACCATTGGCTGTGAGCCTGATGGTCTGAACATTAACGAACAGGTTGGTGCGACGGATGTTCGTGCCCTGCAGGCACGCGTGCTGGCAGAAAAAGCGGACCTGGGTATTGCCCTGGACGGCGACGGCGACCGTGTGATCATGGTTGACCACGAAGGGAACAAGGTCGATGGCGACCAGATCCTCTACATTATTGCGCGTGAAGGTCTGCGTCAGGGACAGCTGCGCGGCGGTGCGGTTGGCACGCTGATGAGCAACATGGGTCTGGAGCTGGCATTGAAACAGCTGGGGATCCCGTTTGTTCGCGCGAAGGTGGGTGACCGCTACGTGCTGGAAAAACTGCAGGAGAAAGGCTGGCGTATTGGCGCTGAAAACTCCGGCCATGTGATCCTGCTCGATAAAACCACCACCGGTGACGGCATTGTGGCAGCGCTTCAGGTTGTTGCCGCGATGGCACGCAACCATATGAGCCTGCACGATCTGTGCAGCGGCATGAAAATGTTCCCGCAGATCCTTGTGAACGTGCGCTTCACCGCAGGCAAAGGCGATCCGCTGGAAAATGATAACGTCAAAGCGGTGATGGCAGACGTTGAAGCTGCGCTTGGCAACCGTGGGCGTGTCCTGCTGCGTAAGTCAGGTACTGAACCGCTGATCCGCGTGATGGTGGAAGGCGAAGACGAAGCGCAGGTGACTGAATTTGCGCACCGTATTGCAGATGCTGTAAAAGCTGCATAA
- the folP gene encoding dihydropteroate synthase, protein MKLIAQDSHLDLSHPHVMGILNVTPDSFSDGGTHNTLIEAVKHANLMINAGATIIDVGGESTRPGAAEVSVEEELARVVPVVEAIAQRFEVWISVDTSKPEVIREVARVGAHIINDIRSLTEPGAIEAAAETGLPVCLMHMQGKPKTMQDAPKYEDVFADVNRFFIEHIAGCERAGIAKEKLLLDPGFGFGKNLSHNYALLARLSEFHHFGLPLLVGMSRKSMIGQLLNVGPSERLSGSLACAVIAAMQGAHIIRVHDVKETVEAMRVVEATLAAKEKKRYE, encoded by the coding sequence ATGAAACTTATCGCCCAGGACTCGCATCTCGATCTCTCACATCCGCATGTGATGGGGATCCTGAATGTTACCCCTGACTCCTTCTCAGATGGCGGAACGCATAACACGCTTATTGAGGCGGTTAAGCACGCCAATCTGATGATCAACGCGGGGGCTACCATCATTGACGTTGGCGGTGAGTCGACGCGTCCGGGGGCGGCAGAGGTTTCAGTGGAGGAAGAACTGGCGCGTGTGGTCCCGGTGGTTGAAGCCATCGCACAACGTTTTGAGGTGTGGATATCCGTGGACACGTCTAAGCCAGAGGTGATTCGTGAAGTGGCGCGAGTGGGTGCTCACATCATCAATGATATCCGCTCTCTGACCGAGCCGGGGGCGATTGAAGCGGCCGCGGAAACCGGGCTGCCGGTTTGTCTGATGCATATGCAGGGAAAACCGAAAACGATGCAGGATGCGCCTAAGTATGAGGATGTCTTTGCAGATGTGAATCGCTTCTTTATTGAGCATATTGCAGGCTGTGAGCGTGCAGGTATCGCAAAAGAGAAATTGCTGCTCGACCCGGGGTTCGGTTTCGGTAAAAATCTCTCCCACAATTATGCGTTGCTTGCGCGCCTGTCAGAGTTTCATCATTTCGGCCTGCCGTTGCTGGTTGGCATGTCGAGAAAGTCGATGATTGGGCAGTTGCTGAATGTCGGGCCGAGTGAACGCCTGAGCGGCAGTCTGGCCTGCGCGGTGATTGCAGCAATGCAAGGCGCGCATATTATCCGTGTCCATGATGTTAAAGAAACAGTAGAAGCCATGCGTGTGGTGGAAGCCACACTGGCAGCGAAGGAAAAGAAACGCTATGAGTAA
- the ftsH gene encoding ATP-dependent zinc metalloprotease FtsH, with product MAKNLILWLVIAVVLMSVFQSFGPSESNGRKVDYSTFLQEVNQDQVREARINGREINVTKKDSNRYTTYIPVNDPKLLDNLLTKNVKVVGEPPEEPSLLASIFISWFPMLLLIGVWIFFMRQMQGGGGKGAMSFGKSKARMLTEDQIKTTFADVAGCDEAKEEVGELVEYLREPSRFQKLGGKIPKGVLMVGPPGTGKTLLAKAIAGEAKVPFFTISGSDFVEMFVGVGASRVRDMFEQAKKAAPCIIFIDEIDAVGRQRGAGLGGGHDEREQTLNQMLVEMDGFEGNEGIIVIAATNRPDVLDPALLRPGRFDRQVVVGLPDVRGREQILKVHMRRVPLAPDIDAAIIARGTPGFSGADLANLVNEAALFAARGNKRVVSMVEFEKAKDKIMMGAERRSMVMTEAQKESTAYHEAGHAIIGRLVPEHDPVHKVTIIPRGRALGVTFFLPEGDAISASRQKLESQISTLYGGRLAEEIIYGPEHVSTGASNDIKVATNLARNMVTQWGFSDKLGPLLYAEEEGEVFLGRSVAKAKHMSDETARIIDQEVKALIERNYGRARQILNDNMDILHSMKDALMKYETIDAPQIDDLMARREVRPPAGWEDPGASNNSDNNGTPRAPRPVDEPRTPNPGNTMSEQLGDK from the coding sequence ATGGCGAAAAACCTAATACTCTGGCTGGTCATTGCCGTTGTGCTGATGTCAGTATTCCAGAGCTTTGGGCCCAGCGAGTCGAATGGCCGCAAGGTGGATTATTCTACCTTCCTGCAGGAGGTCAATCAGGACCAGGTTCGCGAAGCGCGTATCAACGGACGTGAGATCAACGTTACCAAGAAAGATAGTAACCGTTACACGACTTACATCCCGGTGAACGATCCTAAGCTGCTTGATAACCTTCTGACTAAAAACGTCAAGGTGGTAGGTGAGCCGCCAGAAGAACCGAGCCTGCTGGCTTCTATCTTCATCTCCTGGTTCCCGATGCTGCTTCTTATCGGCGTCTGGATCTTCTTTATGCGCCAGATGCAGGGCGGCGGTGGCAAAGGTGCCATGTCGTTCGGTAAGAGCAAGGCGCGTATGTTGACGGAAGATCAGATCAAAACCACGTTTGCAGACGTCGCCGGTTGTGACGAAGCAAAAGAAGAGGTAGGTGAACTGGTTGAATACCTGCGCGAGCCGAGCCGTTTCCAGAAGCTGGGCGGTAAGATCCCGAAAGGCGTCCTGATGGTCGGCCCTCCGGGTACCGGTAAGACCCTGCTGGCGAAAGCCATCGCGGGTGAAGCGAAGGTACCGTTCTTTACTATTTCAGGTTCTGACTTCGTAGAAATGTTCGTGGGTGTCGGTGCATCTCGTGTGCGTGACATGTTCGAGCAGGCTAAAAAGGCAGCACCGTGCATTATCTTCATCGATGAAATCGACGCCGTGGGCCGCCAGCGTGGCGCTGGTCTGGGCGGTGGTCACGATGAACGTGAGCAGACCCTGAACCAGATGCTGGTTGAGATGGACGGCTTCGAAGGTAACGAGGGTATTATCGTTATCGCGGCAACTAACCGTCCGGACGTTCTTGACCCTGCGCTGCTGCGTCCAGGCCGTTTCGACCGTCAGGTTGTGGTCGGTCTGCCGGATGTTCGTGGTCGTGAACAGATTCTGAAAGTGCACATGCGTCGCGTACCGCTGGCGCCAGATATCGACGCGGCAATCATTGCGCGCGGTACTCCGGGCTTCTCCGGTGCGGACCTGGCTAACCTGGTCAACGAAGCTGCACTGTTTGCCGCTCGCGGTAACAAACGTGTAGTGTCGATGGTGGAATTCGAAAAAGCGAAAGACAAAATCATGATGGGTGCGGAACGTCGCTCCATGGTGATGACGGAAGCGCAAAAAGAGTCCACAGCATACCACGAAGCGGGCCACGCGATTATCGGTCGCCTGGTGCCGGAACACGATCCGGTGCATAAAGTGACGATCATTCCGCGCGGTCGTGCGCTGGGTGTGACCTTCTTCCTGCCTGAAGGCGACGCGATCAGCGCCAGCCGTCAGAAGCTGGAAAGCCAGATTTCAACCCTGTACGGCGGTCGTCTGGCGGAAGAGATTATCTACGGTCCGGAACATGTTTCTACTGGTGCGTCCAACGATATTAAAGTGGCGACAAACCTGGCGCGTAACATGGTGACTCAGTGGGGCTTCTCCGACAAACTCGGTCCACTGCTCTATGCAGAGGAAGAGGGCGAAGTATTCCTGGGCCGTTCTGTGGCGAAAGCGAAACATATGTCTGATGAAACGGCTCGTATCATCGACCAGGAAGTGAAAGCGCTGATTGAACGTAACTACGGTCGCGCACGTCAGATCCTGAACGACAATATGGACATCCTGCATTCGATGAAAGATGCGCTCATGAAATATGAGACCATCGATGCTCCGCAAATTGACGACCTGATGGCTCGCCGCGAAGTGCGTCCGCCAGCAGGCTGGGAAGACCCAGGCGCTTCCAACAATTCTGACAACAATGGCACCCCGCGTGCGCCGCGTCCGGTTGATGAACCGCGTACGCCGAACCCGGGTAACACCATGTCAGAACAGTTGGGCGACAAGTAA
- the rlmE gene encoding 23S rRNA (uridine(2552)-2'-O)-methyltransferase RlmE, translating to MTGKKRSASSSRWLQEHFSDKYVQQAQKKGLRSRAWFKLDEIQQSDKLFKPGMTVVDLGAAPGGWSQYAVTQIGGTGRIIACDLLPMDPIVGVDFLQGDFRDELVLKALLDRVGDSKVQVVMSDMAPNMCGTPAVDIPRAMYLVELALEMCRDVLAPGGSFVVKVFQGEGFEEYLKEIRSLFAKVKVRKPDSSRARSREVYIVATGRK from the coding sequence ATGACAGGTAAAAAGCGTTCTGCCAGCTCCAGCCGCTGGCTTCAGGAACACTTTAGCGATAAATATGTTCAACAGGCACAGAAAAAGGGGTTGCGTTCCCGTGCCTGGTTTAAACTTGATGAAATACAGCAAAGTGACAAACTTTTTAAGCCGGGGATGACGGTGGTTGACCTCGGTGCGGCACCTGGCGGATGGTCGCAGTATGCGGTAACGCAGATTGGCGGCACGGGCCGCATCATCGCATGCGATCTTTTACCAATGGATCCCATCGTTGGTGTCGACTTCCTTCAGGGCGACTTTCGTGATGAATTAGTGCTGAAAGCGTTACTTGATCGTGTTGGTGACAGTAAGGTCCAGGTTGTCATGTCGGATATGGCACCAAATATGTGTGGAACACCGGCGGTGGATATCCCCCGCGCCATGTATCTGGTGGAGCTAGCGTTAGAAATGTGTCGTGATGTACTAGCGCCTGGTGGTAGTTTTGTTGTGAAGGTGTTTCAGGGCGAAGGTTTCGAGGAGTATCTTAAGGAAATTCGCTCCCTGTTTGCGAAGGTTAAAGTTCGTAAGCCGGACTCTTCCCGGGCCCGTTCCCGTGAAGTGTATATTGTAGCGACCGGGCGAAAATGA
- the yhbY gene encoding ribosome assembly RNA-binding protein YhbY — protein sequence MNLSTKQKQHLKGLAHPLKPVVMLGNNGLTEGVLAEIEQALEHHELIKVKIASEDRDTKNLIVEAIVRETGACNVQVIGKTLVLYRPTKERKISLPR from the coding sequence ATGAATCTGAGTACTAAACAAAAACAGCACCTTAAAGGTCTGGCACATCCGCTCAAGCCTGTAGTCATGCTTGGCAACAATGGTTTGACCGAAGGGGTGCTTGCCGAGATTGAACAAGCGCTGGAACACCACGAGCTGATCAAGGTGAAAATTGCCTCTGAAGACAGAGACACGAAGAACTTGATCGTGGAAGCCATCGTGCGCGAAACCGGTGCCTGTAACGTGCAGGTCATCGGTAAAACGCTGGTGCTCTATCGCCCAACTAAAGAGCGTAAAATCTCGCTGCCACGCTAA
- the greA gene encoding transcription elongation factor GreA — MQAIPMTLRGAEKLREELDFLKSVRRPEIIAAIAEAREHGDLKENAEYHAAREQQGFCEGRIKDIEAKLSNAQVIDITKMPNNGRVIFGSTVSVLNLDTDEEQTYRIVGDDEADFKQNLISVNSPIARGLIGKEQDDVVTIRTPGGEVEYEIIKVEYL, encoded by the coding sequence ATGCAAGCTATTCCGATGACCTTACGTGGTGCCGAAAAACTGCGCGAAGAGCTGGATTTCCTGAAATCTGTTCGTCGCCCTGAAATCATCGCCGCTATCGCGGAAGCGCGTGAGCATGGCGACCTGAAAGAGAACGCTGAATACCACGCGGCCCGTGAGCAGCAGGGTTTCTGTGAAGGGCGTATTAAAGATATCGAAGCTAAGCTGTCCAATGCGCAGGTTATCGATATCACCAAAATGCCAAACAATGGGCGTGTGATCTTTGGTTCAACCGTTAGCGTGCTGAACCTGGACACTGACGAAGAGCAGACTTACCGCATCGTGGGTGACGATGAAGCAGACTTCAAACAGAACCTGATTTCAGTGAACTCACCGATTGCTCGCGGCCTGATTGGCAAAGAGCAGGACGATGTCGTGACCATCCGTACCCCGGGTGGCGAAGTGGAATACGAAATTATTAAGGTTGAGTACCTGTAA
- the dacB gene encoding serine-type D-Ala-D-Ala carboxypeptidase has product MRFSRFIIGLTTSITFSVQAANVDEYINQLPAGANLALMVQKVGAQAPEIDYHSQQMALPASTQKVITALAALLQLGPDFRFTTTLETKGEVKDGELKGDLIARFGGDPTFKRQDIRNMVAVLKKSGVQKINGNVLIDTSIFASHDKAPGWPWNDMTQCFSAPPSAAIVDRNCFSISLYSAPKPDDLAFIRVASYYPVTMFSQVRTLAKGSPDAQYCELDVVPGDLNRFTLTGCLTQRADPLPLAFAIQDGASYAGAILKDELKQAGITYTGTLLRQTQVNQPGTVIASKQSAPLHDLLRIMLKKSDNMIADTVFRMIGHARFGVPGTWRAGSDAVRQILRQQAGIDLGNTIAVDGSGLSRHNLISPATMMQVLQYIAQHDTELNFISMLPLAGHDGSLQYRAGLHAAGVDGKVSAKTGSLQGVYNLAGFITTASGQRLAFVQYLSGYAVEPADQRNRRIPLVRFESRLYKDIYQNN; this is encoded by the coding sequence ATGCGATTTTCCAGATTTATCATCGGATTGACTACCAGTATAACGTTCAGCGTTCAGGCCGCGAATGTTGATGAATATATTAATCAGCTCCCTGCCGGGGCCAACCTTGCTCTGATGGTGCAGAAGGTCGGCGCGCAGGCACCTGAGATTGACTACCACAGTCAACAAATGGCGCTGCCTGCCAGTACTCAGAAGGTGATCACTGCGCTCGCTGCCCTGCTTCAGCTTGGTCCTGACTTCCGTTTTACCACGACTCTTGAGACCAAAGGAGAGGTTAAAGACGGTGAGCTGAAAGGCGATCTTATTGCCCGTTTTGGCGGTGACCCCACCTTCAAACGTCAGGATATCCGCAACATGGTAGCGGTGCTGAAAAAATCTGGCGTGCAGAAGATCAATGGCAACGTGTTGATCGACACCTCCATCTTTGCCAGCCACGATAAAGCGCCGGGCTGGCCGTGGAACGACATGACGCAGTGCTTTAGCGCACCGCCATCGGCAGCGATTGTTGATCGTAACTGCTTCTCGATTTCGCTTTACAGCGCGCCGAAACCGGACGATTTAGCGTTTATTCGCGTGGCGTCTTACTACCCGGTCACCATGTTTAGCCAGGTCCGAACGCTGGCAAAAGGCTCCCCGGATGCGCAATATTGCGAACTGGATGTGGTGCCCGGCGACCTTAACCGCTTCACGCTTACCGGTTGCCTGACGCAACGCGCCGATCCCCTCCCGCTGGCCTTCGCCATCCAGGATGGCGCAAGCTACGCGGGCGCAATTCTCAAGGACGAACTGAAACAGGCTGGGATCACCTATACCGGTACCCTGCTCCGCCAGACGCAGGTTAATCAACCCGGCACGGTTATCGCCAGCAAACAGTCTGCACCGTTGCACGATTTGCTAAGGATCATGCTGAAGAAGTCTGACAATATGATCGCCGACACCGTGTTCCGCATGATTGGTCACGCGCGTTTTGGCGTTCCGGGAACCTGGCGTGCGGGTTCCGACGCTGTGCGTCAGATCCTTCGTCAGCAGGCGGGGATCGATTTGGGCAACACCATCGCTGTCGATGGTTCCGGGTTATCACGTCACAATTTGATCTCCCCGGCGACCATGATGCAAGTGCTTCAGTACATTGCACAACATGACACTGAGCTAAACTTTATTTCGATGCTGCCACTTGCCGGGCATGACGGTTCACTTCAGTACCGGGCCGGTCTTCACGCCGCCGGTGTGGACGGTAAGGTATCAGCCAAAACAGGTTCACTGCAGGGTGTTTACAACCTTGCAGGCTTCATCACCACCGCCAGCGGGCAGCGTCTGGCATTCGTGCAGTATCTTTCCGGCTATGCCGTCGAACCGGCCGACCAGCGCAATCGCCGTATCCCGCTGGTGCGCTTCGAAAGCAGGCTTTATAAGGACATCTACCAGAATAACTAG